The following proteins are encoded in a genomic region of Salvelinus namaycush isolate Seneca chromosome 12, SaNama_1.0, whole genome shotgun sequence:
- the tm4sf21a gene encoding transmembrane 4 L6 family member 5 isoform X2: protein MCTGKCSRCIGVALYPLAVISIICNIILFFPGWETSYAKDGYITEEVKYMGGLVGGGLMVLVPALYIHVTGQQGCCANRCGMFLSIAFAAVGVAGALYSFIVAMLGLINGPYCRVLLIWMTPFKDKENSYLNNRDLWGLCTAPKDVVEFNIGLFAILLLTSSLQLVLCCSQMINGLFGCLCGTCTSKGVI, encoded by the exons ATGTGTACAGGTAAATGCTCCCGGTGTATCGGGGTGGCGCTATACCCACTGGCAGTCATCTCAATCATCTGTAACATCATACTGTTCTTCCCGGGTTGGGAGACCAGTTACGCCAAAGATGGATACATTACAGAAGAGGTGAAGTACATGGGTGGACTGGTTGGAGGGGGACTAATG GTGTTGGTCCCAGCATTGTACATCCATGTTACTGGACAGCAGGGATGCTGTGCCAACCGCTGCGGG ATGTTCCTCTCCATTGCCTTTGCTGCGGTCGGGGTTGCTGGCGCCCTCTACAGTTTCATAGTGGCAATGCTTGGCCTGATTAATGGGCCATACTGTAGAGTGCTGCTGATCTGGATGACTCCCTTCAAAGACAA AGAGAACAGTTACCTGAACAACCGTGATCTGTGGGGCTTGTGCACAGCGCCTAAAGACGTGGTGGAGTTTAACATTGGGCTGTTTGCCATCCTGCTGCTGACAAGCTCTCTGCAGCTGGTGCTCTGTTGCAGCCAGATGATCAACGGGCTCTTTGGATGCCTCTGTGGAACCTGCACCAGCAAAGGG GTTATTTAA
- the tm4sf21a gene encoding transmembrane 4 L6 family member 1 isoform X1, with the protein MCTGKCSRCIGVALYPLAVISIICNIILFFPGWETSYAKDGYITEEVKYMGGLVGGGLMVLVPALYIHVTGQQGCCANRCGMFLSIAFAAVGVAGALYSFIVAMLGLINGPYCRVLLIWMTPFKDKENSYLNNRDLWGLCTAPKDVVEFNIGLFAILLLTSSLQLVLCCSQMINGLFGCLCGTCTSKGQVI; encoded by the exons ATGTGTACAGGTAAATGCTCCCGGTGTATCGGGGTGGCGCTATACCCACTGGCAGTCATCTCAATCATCTGTAACATCATACTGTTCTTCCCGGGTTGGGAGACCAGTTACGCCAAAGATGGATACATTACAGAAGAGGTGAAGTACATGGGTGGACTGGTTGGAGGGGGACTAATG GTGTTGGTCCCAGCATTGTACATCCATGTTACTGGACAGCAGGGATGCTGTGCCAACCGCTGCGGG ATGTTCCTCTCCATTGCCTTTGCTGCGGTCGGGGTTGCTGGCGCCCTCTACAGTTTCATAGTGGCAATGCTTGGCCTGATTAATGGGCCATACTGTAGAGTGCTGCTGATCTGGATGACTCCCTTCAAAGACAA AGAGAACAGTTACCTGAACAACCGTGATCTGTGGGGCTTGTGCACAGCGCCTAAAGACGTGGTGGAGTTTAACATTGGGCTGTTTGCCATCCTGCTGCTGACAAGCTCTCTGCAGCTGGTGCTCTGTTGCAGCCAGATGATCAACGGGCTCTTTGGATGCCTCTGTGGAACCTGCACCAGCAAAGGG CAGGTTATTTAA